From Salarias fasciatus chromosome 12, fSalaFa1.1, whole genome shotgun sequence, the proteins below share one genomic window:
- the ppil2 gene encoding RING-type E3 ubiquitin-protein ligase PPIL2 yields MGKRQHQKDKMYITCTEYTNFYGGKRAEIPQGNFRRLPFDHCSLSLQPFEYPVCTEEGVVFDLLSIVPWIKKYGTNPATGEKLEAKSLIKLNFSKNNDGKYHCPVMFNVFTNNSHIVANRVTGNVFSFEAVEQLNIKTKSFKDLLTDEPFARKDIITLQDPTNLDKFNVSDFFHVKNNMKCLDPDEEKAKQDPAYHLKTTNLETRETLAELYKDYKGDQLLASTMKEPEAKKTDKLNAAHYSTGRVSASFTSTAMTPATTHEADAISDDAVRYQYVKKKGYVRLHTNKGDLNIELHCDKVPKAGENFIRLCKKGYYDGTIFHRSIRNFMIQGGDPTGTGTGGESFWGKPFKDEFRPNLSHAGRGVLSMANSGPNTNKSQFFITFRSCTYLDRKHTVFGRVVGGFEALTAMENVESDPKTDKPKAEIKLISTSVFVDPYEEADAQIAAEREKEAQKQEEEKQQASRVLKRAEEEQPRAFRAGVGKYINPATAKRPAAEDDGGPSTSGAALKKAKGRSGFGDFSSW; encoded by the exons ATGGGGAAGCGACAACatcaaaaagacaaaat GTACATCACATGTACAGAGTACACAAACTTCTACGGAGGGAAGCGGGCAG aaatccctcagGGAAACTTCAGACGGCTTCCTTTCGACCACTGCAG CTTGTCTCTCCAGCCGTTTGAGTATCCGGTGTGCACGGAGGAGGGCGTCGTCTTCGACCTGCT GAGCATCGTCCCGTGGATTAAGAAGTACGGCACCAATCCAGCCACCGGAGAG aAACTGGAAGCAAAGTCTCTCATCAAGCTCAACTTTTCCAAGAACAACGACG GGAAGTACCACTGCCCGGTCATGTTCAACGTCTTCACCAACAACTCCCACATCGTGGCCAACAGGGTGACCGGAAACGTCTTTTCCTTCGAG GCGGTGGAGCAGCTCAACATCAAGACCAAGAGCTTCAAGGACCTGCTGACCGACGAGCCGTTCGCCAGGAAGGACATCATCACGCTGCAG GATCCCACAAACCTGGATAAATTCAACGTTTCCGACTTTTTCCACGTCAAGAACAACATGAAGTGTCTGGATCCAG ACGAGGAGAAGGCCAAGCAGGACCCGGCCTACCACCTGAAGACCACCAACCTGGAGACCCGGGAGACCCTGGCCGAGCTCTACAAGGACTACAAGGGAGACCAGCTGCTGGCGTCCACCATGAAGGAGCCCGAGGCCAAGAAGACGGACAAGCTCAACGCC gctcACTACTCCACAGGACGAGTCTCCGCCTCCTTCACATCCACCGCCATGACTCCTGCGACCACACACGAGGCCG ACGCCATCTCCGACGACGCCGTGCGCTACCAGTACGTGAAGAAGAAAGGCTACGTGCGCCTGCACACCAACAAGGGAGACCTCAACATCGAGCTGCACTGTGACAag GTTCCTAAAGCTGGAGAGAACTTCATCCGCCTGTGTAAGAAAGGCTACTACGACGGGACCATCTTCCACCGGTCCATCCGGAACTTCATG ATCCAGGGAGGAGACCCCACCGGCACAGGCACAG GAGGAGAATCCTTCTGGGGGAAGCCCTTCAAGGACGAGTTCCGGCCCAACCTGTCCCACGCCGGCCGGGGCGTCCTCAGCATGGCCAACTCGGGTCCAAACACCAACAAGTCTCAGTT CTTCATCACGTTCCGCTCCTGCACCTACCTGGACAGGAAGCACACGGTGTTCGGCAG ggtggTGGGAGGGTTCGAGGCTCTCACAGCCATGGAGAACGTGGAGAGCGACCCCAAAACGGACAAACCCAAG GCGGAAATCAAGCTCATCAGCACGTCGGTGTTCGTGGACCCGTACGAGGAGGCCGACGCCCAG ATCGCCGCGGAGCGAGAGAAGGAGGcgcagaagcaggaggaggagaagcagcaggccAGCCGGGTCCTGAAGAGAGCCGAGGAGGAGCAGCCCCGAGCCTtcagagcaggggtcggcaaaTACATCAACCCCGCCACAgc GAAGCGGCCGGCGGCTGAAGACGACGGCGGGCCGTCCACCAGCGGGGCGGCGCTGAAGAAGGCCAAAGGGCGAAGTGGCTTTGGAGACTTCAGCTCCTGGTAG
- the gstt1a gene encoding glutathione S-transferase theta-1a: MELYLDLLSQPCRSVYMFAKLLKIPFDYKKVDLAAGQQYGEEFGKISMVRRVPVLKEGTFVLTESTAILQYLAQKHKGADHWYPADLQRRARVQEYLAWQHTGMRAHGSKVFILRCLYPLVLGSEAPQQKMDDAVAELKQSLDLLENFFLQNRPFIAGDKISVADLVAIVEIMQPVGSGFDVFADRPKLTAWRDAVKKEVGDKLFDEAHEGIMNAKEAVKRVDKARLEQMKPYFLKM; the protein is encoded by the exons ATGGAGCTGTACCTGGACCTGCTCTCCCAGCCCTGCCGCTCGGTCTACATGTTCGCCAAACTGCTGAAAATCCCCTTTGACTACAAAAAAGTGGATCTGgctgcag gtcAGCAGTACGGCGAGGAGTTCGGGAAAATCAGCATGGTTCGCAGAGTTCCTGTCCTGAAGGAAGGAACCTTCGTCCTGACCGAGAG caCCGCCATCCTGCAGTACCTGGCACAGAAGCACAAGGGCGCCGACCACTGGTACCCGGCGGACCTGCAGCGGCGGGCCCGGGTCCAGGAGTACCTGGCCTGGCAGCACACCGGCATGCGGGCGCACGGCTCCAAGGTCTTCATCCTGAGG TGCCTGTACCCCCTGGTCCTGGGCTCCGAGGCGCCCCAGCAGAAGATGGACGACGCCGTGGCGGAGCTGAAGCAgtccctggacctgctggagaacTTCTTCCTCCAGAACAGACCCTTCATCGCCGGGGACAAGATCTCCGTGGCCGACCTGGTGGCCATCGTGGAGATCATGCAG CCCGTCGGAAGCGGCTTCGACGTGTTCGCCGACCGTCCCAAGCTGACCGCCTGGCGGGACGCCGTGAAGAAGGAGGTCGGGGACAAGCTGTTCGACGAGGCCCACGAGGGAATCATGAACGCCAAGGAGGCCGTGAAGAGGGTGGACAAGGCCCGCCTGGAGCAGATGAAGCCTTACTTCCTGAAGATGTGA